A stretch of the Nosocomiicoccus ampullae genome encodes the following:
- the addA gene encoding helicase-exonuclease AddAB subunit AddA yields MSKQFTEDQLRAINAKGSDILVSAAAGSGKTAVLVERIISNILNNTYDLDEIFVSTFTNASAKDMKTKLEEALNERLHRTTDDEEKQRLSDQLLKVNDAHISTLHSFCQFLIQNHYNVIGISPDMRTLSNEETDTLKGDVLDQILETYYQSTNDDFFKLEEFLSSDKQNDSLKQSILNLYNEAIATENPIVFLESLIDEWVNEDSLKELHDFNKKKNLEEIDRVIDSIQSFSEYLFMVVPDLDYEHKDVKKILAVSDELKGLALKIKNNTPATPVLTEKFITKRAGVFKLIEDELENSEAKALQDKTNEDIKVIATLNTSTLEEFLEEMAMMNEVRNVFLRITLELIDAYSKRKLANNTMDFNDYEHFAIQILSANDGEIGDLYKEKFEEVMIDEYQDTNRVQESIISYIKRGDAHDGNLFMVGDVKQSIYRFRQAEPKLFLEKMDAFQNENSGELITLNKNFRSNSGVLETTNYIFRHIMDRAVGEIEYTDSEALHVGLEKNKTPIQTEIKGIVYDESKLTRVDAELNYIIKKILELRSKNVPYKDIVILTPTRYSIDEYHSKFKEFNIPLVYENNAGYFETLEIRTMINFISIIDNPLQDDHLVGLCRLPFFNFSNTDIAKIRVNDERKNVYFYDSIKNYNEVDETKIKIDYLLSELDILREEAKYRSVTSLLKFIYERYNVIEFFAGLPSGDTRKANLNGLLVYSMEFMKRNHHSLYEFISYIHYLSNRNIDFGEEQVVSEEEDVVRVMTIHSSKGLEFKHVFLVHNNRELKSRDLNRSTLVHPLYGVSMKTYDATNSVVKPNIHYEYIKEILHKEDISERFRLLYVALTRAEECLYIPFLKNVEEKKFNEYIEEEPSFLELILDESLDAEDITENEPLPKEFRLQVANHRNLLVPVLFRKESDYFKTSIDFYGDNEIAEKIERITLNDLLEKVDEVHPSPEVVERLNYKYDGSKEYLESVKDSVTEIKRRNETVDEDAYPRKDIYKKEVKLRKPAFLDDSKDAPLFGTVMHEVMVQIVHRIDSVITSNNKESLIKAIVNNYTKDLEYVEENDRERMVEYGLKFVNDETIIEIFNHSIQNYTELPFIMSQKTIDISDVNGKMVQGIIDCLVKHEDKYIIIDYKTDNVTTESEKDLIERYEVQMKIYRRSIEEALNTRVDVYLYYFNYGVLNVYDCEKR; encoded by the coding sequence TTGAGTAAACAATTTACTGAGGATCAGTTACGCGCAATTAACGCTAAAGGTAGCGATATTTTAGTTTCTGCGGCAGCAGGAAGCGGTAAAACAGCAGTACTCGTCGAGCGTATTATTTCTAATATTTTAAATAATACGTATGATCTCGATGAAATTTTCGTTTCAACGTTTACAAACGCAAGTGCAAAAGATATGAAAACTAAACTCGAAGAAGCGTTAAATGAAAGACTTCATAGAACGACAGATGACGAAGAGAAACAGCGTCTGTCTGACCAGTTATTAAAAGTAAATGATGCACATATTAGTACGCTTCATAGTTTTTGTCAGTTTTTAATTCAAAACCATTATAACGTCATCGGTATCTCACCAGATATGCGCACACTTTCAAACGAAGAGACCGATACGTTAAAAGGTGACGTATTAGATCAAATATTAGAAACCTACTATCAATCGACAAACGATGATTTCTTTAAGCTTGAAGAATTTTTATCTTCAGATAAACAAAACGATTCGTTAAAACAATCGATTTTGAACTTATATAACGAAGCAATCGCAACAGAAAATCCTATCGTTTTTTTAGAAAGTTTAATCGATGAATGGGTAAATGAAGATAGTCTTAAAGAATTACATGATTTTAATAAGAAAAAGAACTTAGAAGAAATTGACCGAGTCATCGACTCGATTCAATCATTTTCAGAATATCTCTTTATGGTCGTACCGGATTTAGATTACGAACATAAAGACGTTAAAAAAATACTGGCAGTCAGTGATGAGTTAAAAGGACTTGCACTTAAAATTAAAAATAATACACCAGCGACACCGGTTCTAACAGAGAAGTTTATAACAAAACGTGCAGGTGTATTTAAGCTAATTGAAGACGAACTAGAAAATAGTGAAGCGAAAGCATTACAAGATAAAACTAACGAAGACATTAAAGTAATTGCGACATTAAATACTTCAACACTTGAAGAGTTTTTAGAAGAAATGGCGATGATGAACGAAGTCAGAAACGTCTTCTTACGAATTACGTTAGAGTTAATCGACGCGTATAGTAAACGTAAACTTGCAAATAACACGATGGACTTTAATGATTACGAACATTTTGCGATTCAAATACTATCAGCAAATGACGGGGAAATCGGAGATCTATATAAAGAAAAGTTTGAAGAAGTGATGATTGACGAGTATCAAGATACAAACCGTGTACAAGAGTCTATTATTTCTTATATTAAACGTGGAGATGCGCATGACGGTAATCTATTTATGGTTGGTGACGTAAAGCAGTCAATTTATAGATTCCGCCAAGCAGAACCTAAACTATTTTTAGAGAAAATGGACGCGTTTCAAAATGAAAACTCCGGAGAATTAATTACGTTAAACAAAAATTTCCGTTCAAATAGTGGTGTGTTAGAAACGACGAACTATATTTTTAGACATATTATGGATAGAGCAGTTGGTGAAATTGAATATACGGATAGTGAAGCCCTTCACGTCGGTTTAGAGAAAAACAAAACTCCAATTCAAACAGAAATTAAAGGGATTGTATACGATGAGTCTAAACTCACGCGTGTCGACGCAGAACTCAATTATATTATTAAAAAGATTTTAGAGTTACGTTCTAAAAACGTGCCATATAAAGATATCGTTATTCTTACACCAACGCGTTATTCAATCGACGAGTACCACTCAAAATTTAAAGAGTTTAACATTCCTTTAGTGTATGAAAATAATGCTGGATACTTTGAAACGTTAGAAATTCGTACGATGATTAACTTTATTTCTATTATAGATAACCCGCTTCAAGATGATCATTTAGTTGGGTTATGTCGCTTACCGTTCTTTAACTTTTCGAATACTGACATCGCAAAAATTCGCGTGAACGATGAAAGAAAAAACGTCTACTTCTATGACTCAATTAAAAATTATAATGAAGTAGACGAAACAAAAATAAAAATTGATTATTTACTATCAGAATTAGATATCCTACGTGAAGAAGCGAAATACCGCTCAGTCACGTCACTATTAAAATTTATCTATGAAAGATATAACGTCATCGAATTTTTCGCAGGACTTCCAAGTGGAGATACACGTAAAGCAAATTTAAACGGATTACTCGTTTATAGTATGGAGTTTATGAAGAGAAATCATCATTCTCTTTATGAATTTATTAGTTATATTCATTACTTATCAAATAGAAATATCGACTTCGGAGAAGAACAAGTTGTGAGTGAGGAAGAGGATGTTGTTCGAGTGATGACGATTCACTCGTCTAAGGGACTTGAGTTTAAACATGTTTTCTTAGTTCATAATAACCGCGAGTTAAAAAGTCGAGATCTTAATAGAAGCACTCTCGTTCACCCGTTATACGGAGTCTCTATGAAGACATATGACGCGACGAACTCAGTCGTAAAGCCAAATATTCACTATGAGTATATAAAAGAAATTCTTCATAAAGAAGATATTTCCGAGCGGTTTAGATTGTTATATGTCGCATTAACTCGTGCAGAAGAATGTTTATACATTCCATTTTTAAAAAATGTTGAAGAGAAAAAGTTTAACGAATATATAGAAGAAGAACCGTCGTTTTTAGAACTTATTCTGGACGAATCACTTGACGCTGAAGATATCACCGAAAACGAACCACTACCAAAAGAATTTAGACTACAAGTAGCAAATCATAGAAATTTACTCGTACCGGTATTATTTAGAAAAGAGAGTGACTATTTTAAGACATCTATAGACTTTTATGGAGATAATGAAATCGCAGAAAAAATTGAAAGAATTACGCTAAATGATTTATTAGAAAAGGTAGATGAAGTTCATCCGTCACCAGAAGTTGTGGAGCGGTTAAATTATAAATATGATGGTAGTAAAGAATATTTAGAAAGCGTAAAAGATTCTGTCACTGAAATTAAAAGACGTAACGAGACGGTCGATGAGGATGCTTATCCTCGTAAAGATATTTATAAAAAAGAGGTTAAGCTTAGAAAGCCAGCCTTTTTAGATGATAGTAAGGACGCGCCGCTATTTGGAACAGTAATGCATGAGGTGATGGTTCAAATTGTTCACCGAATTGACTCGGTAATCACTTCAAACAATAAGGAGTCGCTTATAAAGGCAATCGTCAATAACTATACAAAAGACTTAGAATACGTTGAAGAAAATGACCGAGAGCGTATGGTAGAGTATGGTCTAAAATTCGTAAATGATGAAACAATTATAGAAATTTTTAATCACTCTATACAAAACTATACAGAGCTTCCGTTCATTATGAGTCAAAAAACAATCGATATTAGTGATGTCAACGGAAAAATGGTTCAAGGAATTATCGACTGCTTAGTAAAGCATGAAGATAAATACATCATTATCGACTATAAGACAGACAATGTCACAACTGAAAGTGAAAAAGATTTAATTGAACGTTATGAAGTTCAAATGAAGATTTACAGACGCTCAATTGAAGAAGCGTTAAACACGCGTGTCGATGTTTATTTATACTATTTCAACTATGGAGTGTTAAACGTTTATGACTGTGAAAAAAGATAA
- a CDS encoding DUF418 domain-containing protein → MTVKKDNQLIGFMFVISMFSVGIYYLLPMIYVNPYEYFYGGELKSYQLYHLFFSGVMIPVTSLITGFIISRQDYDRLTVLKKLLMIFIVLFFISLLFNGFIGLFIVPISGMVVLFFRDKPLIISIITSLILLSLYFIVWTILPALVAANSNNIVYSSIQQLNNYLGVYRESDIISMIEFNVQSIFTINFFDKFLFLSLPLTFVGSIFNRLNIEDYFKQKGTILMIITIISGLIIKMMEILSLGSKSGRLIGDNIGGVIMSLGLFLLLILLVQRLPKVSEFLFENIGVFSLTMFMIFNLIMATIFYGFGLNYYGEVKVGYLVIIILIITIVIFVLSMLLKKTKIRPLIIISNENHY, encoded by the coding sequence ATGACTGTGAAAAAAGATAATCAACTGATCGGATTTATGTTCGTCATTTCAATGTTTTCAGTTGGAATATATTATTTACTTCCAATGATTTACGTGAATCCGTATGAATATTTTTATGGTGGAGAGCTGAAAAGTTATCAGCTCTACCATCTATTTTTTAGTGGTGTAATGATCCCAGTCACGTCACTAATTACAGGGTTTATTATTTCAAGACAAGATTATGATAGGTTAACTGTACTTAAAAAGTTATTAATGATATTTATCGTATTATTTTTTATTAGTTTATTATTTAACGGATTTATTGGTTTATTTATCGTCCCAATTAGTGGGATGGTCGTCTTATTCTTTAGAGATAAGCCGCTAATTATTAGTATCATTACGTCCTTAATATTACTCAGTCTATATTTTATTGTTTGGACGATCTTACCTGCACTTGTGGCAGCAAATTCAAATAATATTGTTTACTCAAGTATTCAGCAGTTAAATAATTATCTCGGTGTATACCGAGAGAGTGACATAATCTCGATGATAGAATTCAACGTACAAAGTATATTTACTATTAATTTCTTTGATAAATTTTTATTTTTATCGTTACCACTCACATTTGTCGGCTCGATATTTAATCGATTAAATATCGAAGATTACTTTAAACAAAAAGGGACTATTTTAATGATCATAACAATAATTAGTGGTCTCATTATTAAAATGATGGAGATTCTTAGTTTAGGATCTAAAAGCGGCCGCTTAATTGGTGACAATATTGGTGGAGTAATCATGAGTTTAGGGTTATTTTTACTACTCATATTACTTGTCCAACGACTGCCAAAAGTGTCGGAATTTCTCTTTGAAAATATTGGGGTCTTTTCGCTAACAATGTTTATGATTTTTAATTTAATTATGGCAACGATATTTTATGGATTTGGATTAAATTATTATGGTGAAGTTAAAGTTGGTTATTTAGTGATCATTATTTTAATCATTACTATAGTCATTTTTGTCTTAAGTATGTTGTTAAAAAAGACGAAAATTAGACCACTTATAATAATTTCTAATGAAAATCATTATTAA
- the lepB gene encoding signal peptidase I yields MLKEIKEWVITIVIALIVVFVVRTFLLTQFVVEGASMAPTFIDGDRVFVSKISYNLHDVDHGDVIVFDSNEGDAYIKRVVGVPGDYVEMKDKEVYVNGEHVDETYVSYKEDSYSDNFTLEDLGVDGEIPEGEYLVLGDNRPVSKDSRQFGLIEDEQIIGKVFIRFWPFSEITMNFSD; encoded by the coding sequence ATGTTAAAGGAAATAAAAGAATGGGTTATTACAATCGTAATTGCTCTCATAGTAGTTTTTGTCGTAAGAACATTTTTACTTACACAATTCGTTGTTGAAGGTGCGAGTATGGCACCAACATTTATAGATGGAGATCGTGTATTTGTAAGTAAAATCTCTTATAACTTACATGATGTCGATCACGGTGACGTTATTGTATTTGATAGTAATGAAGGTGACGCTTATATAAAAAGAGTTGTAGGTGTGCCAGGAGATTATGTAGAGATGAAAGACAAAGAGGTCTATGTCAATGGAGAACATGTCGATGAAACATATGTCTCTTATAAAGAAGATTCGTACTCTGATAATTTTACGTTAGAAGATCTCGGAGTTGATGGTGAGATTCCTGAAGGGGAGTATTTAGTCCTTGGGGATAATCGTCCAGTGAGTAAAGATTCTAGACAATTTGGCTTAATTGAAGACGAGCAAATTATTGGTAAAGTATTTATTAGATTTTGGCCATTTTCTGAAATAACAATGAACTTTTCAGATTAG
- a CDS encoding PD-(D/E)XK nuclease family protein encodes MIKVWTGVSGTGKSEKMFADIDEKTNNDPLGNRIYIITPTQNTLTYEQILTNDNNKTYRGSLRTNVLSFSRFMWHVFNEIGHREKNRLSDVGHIMLIHKILQQFNNDELTYYRDSREYVKFSGKLLETIEEFINYDISVEDIKGLSFDNNRTKEKYDDLVKVYEKWLEMIDEYSIESINLMPHFLKILNEVDVNEIESLNNATIYIDGFHNFSELELQLLKTLTRFTDDITLLLMHSSDNKDLFRKTENVIQELKRVDLFGENGVDIIEFPHENYRAKSEGLYQVENYLRKGTPINNIDGVSLIEAPNMRAEIEEVMRQIETLIRTKNVKYKDIGILYRDQSYIEVLRYYFEKFEIKYSIDQKYKMIQHPFIQFVMSIFEAYRQNFKRESIINIMKSGYLNDDDDFNMYVFENVVLESGIDFQAGLLNDELFKKFLETRDDGQKQTLSEVEIQDIEEMLAYKNKVLAALNQLYKSIESGTKAIDYIQSIYQFLEKNRVLERLEQDIDNCEDETRKNETEDAYNHFINLLDNAHIVYGEDEVTFELFVDNLIEGLMEAEFNLLPATLDEVTVGVLDLAKVENKKYIFMVGMNHANMPMEIGGNDIISDEEKRKFEAHELQISPTNEVLRRDERFVFYHGVTRPTDGLFMSYSLSNLKNEPTKISPFVKEIVAQSKDIEIIRPSLFGTTNVEGNISSINSMEDLLLERLRDILNTPKKYEDTIIEGVRDRVFLEAMYVLQKDAKYKDLYDRVVRNLAYKNESEKVDEAIAETLYGEALSGSVSRFHSFYNCQFQHFMRYGLKLHPREEFKLEAVDIGNLYHTVLEDVMKYHFNYDLKNQSIADINSAVSKSVKKAVKNISYGIFEHSGYYQALMVKAIETITEVVINLQRYSKASDFNIKFIEERFGRDEDTFGAYQLNTTNDHTVHLRGVIDRVDVNEREDGTFISLIDYKSSDRKLDLTDVYLGTELQQFMYMNVIEENSKQMFENILPLTMMFYTVKSTKTSLNQKDEEKLLKAKTKEEYQDMLQKMKEDKLKPSGLFVVNEDDESYLDATTDDTLSMLLHNDENVGDFYKGFTAKGKINKRSKNNFISIDMYNRFKDHAVEKIKEAADDIYDGDVRINPISENDDLIPCRFCEFKSACNIDYIMNKKDFVDKKDPLLVQMVESLKEGGESVE; translated from the coding sequence ATGATTAAAGTTTGGACAGGTGTCAGTGGAACAGGTAAATCTGAAAAAATGTTTGCAGACATCGATGAAAAAACAAACAATGACCCGCTTGGTAATCGTATTTATATAATTACACCAACACAAAATACGTTAACATATGAACAGATTTTAACGAATGATAATAATAAGACCTATAGAGGAAGTTTAAGAACGAATGTCTTAAGCTTCTCTCGTTTTATGTGGCATGTTTTTAATGAGATTGGACATCGTGAAAAGAACCGTTTATCAGATGTCGGTCACATAATGCTTATACATAAAATACTACAGCAATTTAATAATGATGAATTGACATATTATAGAGATTCTAGAGAATATGTAAAATTTTCCGGGAAACTTTTAGAAACTATTGAAGAATTTATTAATTATGATATATCTGTCGAGGATATTAAAGGTTTATCTTTTGACAATAATCGAACGAAAGAAAAGTATGATGATTTAGTCAAAGTGTATGAAAAATGGCTAGAGATGATTGACGAATATTCAATTGAAAGTATTAATTTAATGCCACACTTTTTAAAAATTTTAAATGAAGTTGACGTCAATGAAATTGAAAGCCTAAATAATGCGACGATTTATATTGATGGTTTCCATAACTTTAGTGAGTTAGAACTTCAATTATTAAAAACACTGACGCGTTTCACGGATGATATTACACTTTTACTCATGCATAGTTCAGACAATAAAGATTTATTTAGAAAAACAGAAAATGTAATTCAAGAGTTAAAAAGAGTAGATTTATTTGGTGAAAATGGTGTCGATATTATAGAGTTTCCACATGAAAACTACCGCGCAAAAAGTGAAGGATTATACCAAGTTGAAAATTATTTAAGAAAAGGAACACCGATAAATAACATTGACGGTGTGAGTTTGATTGAAGCACCGAATATGCGCGCTGAAATTGAAGAAGTGATGCGTCAAATTGAAACACTCATCCGAACGAAAAACGTGAAATATAAAGACATCGGTATATTATATAGAGATCAAAGTTATATCGAAGTTTTAAGATATTATTTTGAAAAGTTTGAGATTAAATATTCAATCGACCAAAAATATAAAATGATTCAACATCCATTTATTCAATTTGTTATGAGTATATTTGAAGCTTACCGTCAAAACTTTAAACGTGAATCGATTATTAATATTATGAAGAGTGGTTATTTAAACGATGATGACGACTTTAATATGTATGTATTTGAAAACGTCGTATTAGAATCTGGCATTGATTTTCAAGCTGGGTTATTAAATGACGAATTATTTAAAAAGTTTTTAGAAACACGGGACGACGGTCAAAAACAAACACTTTCAGAAGTGGAAATTCAAGACATTGAAGAAATGCTTGCATATAAAAACAAAGTACTTGCCGCGTTAAATCAACTATATAAGTCGATAGAATCTGGCACTAAAGCCATCGATTATATACAGTCTATTTATCAGTTTTTAGAGAAAAATAGAGTATTAGAAAGACTAGAACAAGATATAGACAATTGTGAAGACGAAACGCGTAAAAATGAAACAGAAGATGCGTATAATCATTTTATTAACTTACTTGATAACGCACATATCGTTTACGGTGAAGACGAAGTGACGTTTGAGTTATTTGTCGATAATTTAATAGAAGGTTTAATGGAAGCAGAGTTTAACTTATTGCCCGCTACGTTAGATGAAGTAACGGTCGGGGTGTTAGATCTTGCGAAGGTTGAAAATAAAAAGTATATTTTCATGGTTGGTATGAATCACGCGAATATGCCGATGGAAATTGGTGGAAATGATATTATTTCTGATGAAGAAAAACGTAAATTTGAGGCACATGAACTTCAAATATCTCCGACAAATGAAGTATTACGCCGAGATGAGAGATTTGTTTTTTACCACGGAGTCACGAGACCAACAGATGGGTTATTTATGAGTTACTCTTTAAGTAATTTAAAAAATGAACCGACTAAAATTAGTCCGTTTGTAAAAGAAATCGTCGCACAAAGTAAAGATATAGAGATTATTCGTCCGTCATTATTTGGTACGACAAATGTTGAAGGAAATATTTCTAGTATTAATAGTATGGAAGATTTACTACTCGAACGTTTAAGAGATATTTTAAATACGCCAAAAAAATATGAAGATACGATTATTGAAGGCGTTAGAGATCGCGTATTTCTTGAAGCAATGTACGTCTTACAAAAAGACGCGAAATATAAAGACTTATACGATAGAGTGGTTCGTAATTTAGCGTACAAAAACGAAAGTGAAAAAGTTGACGAAGCAATTGCTGAAACCTTATATGGTGAAGCGCTAAGTGGATCAGTGTCAAGATTCCATAGTTTCTATAACTGTCAGTTCCAACATTTTATGAGATACGGGCTAAAACTTCATCCACGTGAAGAATTTAAACTAGAAGCAGTCGACATTGGTAATTTATACCACACAGTTTTAGAAGATGTTATGAAGTATCATTTTAATTATGATTTAAAAAATCAATCCATCGCAGACATTAATAGTGCTGTGTCAAAATCTGTCAAAAAAGCAGTTAAAAATATCTCTTACGGAATTTTCGAGCATTCAGGATATTATCAAGCACTGATGGTTAAAGCGATTGAAACGATAACAGAAGTTGTTATTAACTTACAACGATACTCTAAAGCATCTGACTTCAATATTAAATTTATAGAAGAACGGTTTGGTAGAGATGAAGATACGTTTGGAGCATATCAACTTAATACGACGAACGATCATACGGTTCATTTACGAGGAGTCATCGATAGAGTCGACGTTAACGAACGTGAAGACGGGACGTTTATCTCACTCATTGACTATAAGTCGAGTGACCGTAAGTTAGATTTAACTGATGTTTACTTAGGAACTGAACTTCAGCAATTTATGTATATGAATGTGATTGAAGAGAATAGTAAACAAATGTTTGAAAATATTTTACCGTTAACGATGATGTTCTATACAGTGAAATCAACGAAGACATCACTCAACCAAAAAGATGAAGAAAAGCTATTAAAGGCAAAAACAAAAGAAGAATATCAAGACATGCTACAAAAAATGAAAGAAGATAAGCTAAAACCAAGTGGATTATTCGTCGTCAATGAAGATGATGAGTCATATTTAGACGCAACGACAGACGATACGTTGTCGATGCTTCTTCATAACGATGAAAATGTGGGAGACTTTTATAAAGGTTTTACAGCAAAAGGTAAAATTAATAAGCGTTCTAAAAATAATTTTATCTCAATAGATATGTATAACCGTTTTAAAGATCATGCGGTTGAAAAGATTAAAGAAGCGGCAGATGATATTTATGATGGTGACGTCCGTATTAACCCTATTTCTGAAAACGATGATCTCATACCGTGCAGATTCTGTGAATTTAAATCCGCATGTAACATCGATTATATTATGAACAAAAAAGATTTTGTCGATAAAAAAGACCCATTACTCGTACAAATGGTCGAATCTTTAAAAGAAGGCGGTGAGTCTGTTGAGTAA